A window of Solanum stenotomum isolate F172 chromosome 3, ASM1918654v1, whole genome shotgun sequence contains these coding sequences:
- the LOC125858559 gene encoding uncharacterized protein LOC125858559 isoform X2, translating into MPSNHLLTSYPIRKLTKWTINTKYYNADVSVWMAHLHEDFSIGALPAYDQLVALVMVFDVTDLSSFVALKDFVSRTDTLKFEILLCIGNKVDLLPGHSAHVEYRRRLLKSANSSGSPYTEMDSGISETEGSSLLGDDDDSFDTKRSYLEWCLEHSIEYVEACASNAEFDKCLSVDGDSQGAERLFGALSAYMWPGMILKSGDKITEPSLPEHQELSDEESDYELEYEILSAGSADPWDDTDIGWVSADAPVATTGTEGSVPNGKSEIGLIRGEMQPSSSTSQLEGESDRKELPRADAADGDSEDDKGTTYDFENLEQLMSEIGNVRDSLRLMPDFQRREMAANLAMKMAAMFGDSSGDEGGLE; encoded by the exons ATGCCTTCGAATCATCTTCTAACATCCTATCCTATCCGTAAGTTGACAAA GTGGACAATCAACACCAAGTATTATAATGCTGATGTTTCTGTTTGGATGGCCCATCTTCATGAGGACTTTTCCATTGGAGCTCTGCCAGCATATGATCAGCTTGTTGCATTGGTGATGGTCTTCGACGTTACTGAT CTCTCATCTTTTGTTGCACTTAAAGATTTTGTCTCCCGCACTGACACCCTTaagtttgagattttgttaTGCATTGGCAACAAAGTGGACCTTCTTCCTGGTCATTCTGCACATGTTGAATACAGACGGCGCCTGTTGAAAAGTGCAAACTCCTCTGGTAGCCCTTATACAGAAATGGATTCTGGAATTTCTGAAACAGAAGGAAGCAGTCTACTAGGAGATGATGACGATTCATTTGATACTAAAAGGTCCTACTTGGAATGGTGCCTCGAACACAGCATAGAATATGTTGAAGCCTGTGCATCAAATGCTGAATTTGACAAAT GTCTTTCTGTGGATGGTGATTCTCAGGGCGCTGAACGGCTCTTTGGGGCACTTTCAGCTTATATGTGGCCTGGAATGATCTTGAAGTCTGGTGATAAGATTACTGAACCTTCATTACCTGAACATCAAG AGTTGTCAGATGAAGAATCTGATTATGAACTTGAATATGAAATCTTATCTGCTGGCTCGGCTGATCCCTGGGATGACACAGATATAGGATGGGTATCTGCAGATGCTCCCGTTGCAACCACTGGAACCGAGGGATCAGTTCCCAATGGAAAGAGTGAAATCGGGTTAATTAGAGGAGAAATGCAACCCTCATCTTCTACATCTCAATTGGAAGGAGAAAGTGACAGAAAAGAACTGCCCAGAGCAGATGCAGCTGATGGTGATTCAGAGGATGATAAAGGAACAAcatatgattttgagaatttggaACAGTTAATGTCCGAGATTGGGAATGTTCGAGACAGCTTAAGGTTAATGCCAGACTTCCAAAGGAGGGAAATGGCTGCAAATTTGGCAATGAAAATGGCTGCCATGTTTGGTGATAGCAGTGGAGATGAAGGAGGATTGGAATGA
- the LOC125858559 gene encoding uncharacterized protein LOC125858559 isoform X1: MDHQQEQDPPTFNSKSLEKKPGILVLGSPNVGKRALIARLLSVDSEDAFESSSNILSYPWTINTKYYNADVSVWMAHLHEDFSIGALPAYDQLVALVMVFDVTDLSSFVALKDFVSRTDTLKFEILLCIGNKVDLLPGHSAHVEYRRRLLKSANSSGSPYTEMDSGISETEGSSLLGDDDDSFDTKRSYLEWCLEHSIEYVEACASNAEFDKCLSVDGDSQGAERLFGALSAYMWPGMILKSGDKITEPSLPEHQELSDEESDYELEYEILSAGSADPWDDTDIGWVSADAPVATTGTEGSVPNGKSEIGLIRGEMQPSSSTSQLEGESDRKELPRADAADGDSEDDKGTTYDFENLEQLMSEIGNVRDSLRLMPDFQRREMAANLAMKMAAMFGDSSGDEGGLE; encoded by the exons atggatcatcaacaggagcagGATCCTCCAACATTTAACAGTAAATCGCTCGAGAAGAAGCCAGGAATTCTCGTTCTTGGATCTCCCAATGTCGGGAAACGTGCCCTTATCGCTC GACTACTTTCAGTAGATTCTGAAGATGCCTTCGAATCATCTTCTAACATCCTATCCTATCC GTGGACAATCAACACCAAGTATTATAATGCTGATGTTTCTGTTTGGATGGCCCATCTTCATGAGGACTTTTCCATTGGAGCTCTGCCAGCATATGATCAGCTTGTTGCATTGGTGATGGTCTTCGACGTTACTGAT CTCTCATCTTTTGTTGCACTTAAAGATTTTGTCTCCCGCACTGACACCCTTaagtttgagattttgttaTGCATTGGCAACAAAGTGGACCTTCTTCCTGGTCATTCTGCACATGTTGAATACAGACGGCGCCTGTTGAAAAGTGCAAACTCCTCTGGTAGCCCTTATACAGAAATGGATTCTGGAATTTCTGAAACAGAAGGAAGCAGTCTACTAGGAGATGATGACGATTCATTTGATACTAAAAGGTCCTACTTGGAATGGTGCCTCGAACACAGCATAGAATATGTTGAAGCCTGTGCATCAAATGCTGAATTTGACAAAT GTCTTTCTGTGGATGGTGATTCTCAGGGCGCTGAACGGCTCTTTGGGGCACTTTCAGCTTATATGTGGCCTGGAATGATCTTGAAGTCTGGTGATAAGATTACTGAACCTTCATTACCTGAACATCAAG AGTTGTCAGATGAAGAATCTGATTATGAACTTGAATATGAAATCTTATCTGCTGGCTCGGCTGATCCCTGGGATGACACAGATATAGGATGGGTATCTGCAGATGCTCCCGTTGCAACCACTGGAACCGAGGGATCAGTTCCCAATGGAAAGAGTGAAATCGGGTTAATTAGAGGAGAAATGCAACCCTCATCTTCTACATCTCAATTGGAAGGAGAAAGTGACAGAAAAGAACTGCCCAGAGCAGATGCAGCTGATGGTGATTCAGAGGATGATAAAGGAACAAcatatgattttgagaatttggaACAGTTAATGTCCGAGATTGGGAATGTTCGAGACAGCTTAAGGTTAATGCCAGACTTCCAAAGGAGGGAAATGGCTGCAAATTTGGCAATGAAAATGGCTGCCATGTTTGGTGATAGCAGTGGAGATGAAGGAGGATTGGAATGA
- the LOC125858544 gene encoding monosaccharide-sensing protein 2-like: MRGAVLIALAAAIGNMLQGWDNATIAGSVLYIKKEFNLQTQPTMEGLIVAMSLIGATVITTFSGPVSDMLGRRPMLIISSVLYFLSGLVMLWAPNVYVLLLARLLDGFGIGLAVTLVPVYISETAPPEIRGQLNTFPQFTGSLGMFLSYCMVFGMSLTQAPSWRLMLGVLSIPSLAYFFLTLFYLPESPRWLVSKGRMKEAKQVLQRLRGREDVSGEMALLMEGLGVGGEVSIEEYIIGPDNELVDNQDEKDQIKLYGAEEGLSWIAKPVTGQSTLGLVSRHGSMANQSMPLMDPLVTLFGSVHEKMPEMGSMRSMLFSNVGSMFNITENQGKTDNWDEESQKDEENHMSDGSGAESDDNLRSPLLSRQGTNAEGNMGPPTSLSMRQGSNFMQANGVSEQASMGIGGGWQLAYRKDEKKEGALKRIYLHEEGGSGSRRGSIISLPGDTHADQGEFIHAAALVSQSVLRAESLLGQQSIEEAIETQSETVTKKSVWKALLEPGVKHALIVGVGLQILQQFSGINGVLYYTPQILEQAGVGVLLSNMGIGSDSASFLISAVTTLLMLPTIGVAMRLMDLAGRRWLLLATLPVLLSSLIVLVLGNVINMGEVMHAVISTVSVVVYFCTFVMGFGPIPNILCSEIFPTSVRGICIAICALTFWIGDIIVTYSLPIMLNSIGLGGVFAIYAVVCAVAWVFVFLKVPETKGMPLEVITEFFAVGAKRAATE, translated from the exons GATCTGTTCTTTACATCAAGAAGGAATTTAATTTGCAAACACAGCCAACCATGGAAGGGCTAATTGTTGCGATGTCTCTAATTGGAGCAACAGTGATCACAACATTCTCGGGACCTGTATCGGACATGCTTGGAAGACGTCCAATGCTTATAATTTCATCAGTACTTTATTTCCTCAGTGGATTAGTGATGTTATGGGCTCCAAATGTTTATGTGTTACTTTTAGCAAGGCTCTTAGATGGATTTGGAATTGGTCTTGCGGTGACACTTGTTCCTGTCTATATATCCGAGACTGCCCCACCAGAAATAAGAGGGCAATTGAATACATTTCCACAGTTCACCGGTTCTCTCGGAATGTTTTTGTCATACTGCATGGTTTTTGGAATGTCACTGACACAAGCACCAAGTTGGAGGCTAATGCTTGGGGTTCTATCAATTCCTTCTCTTGCTTACTTCTTTCTTACATTGTTTTACTTACCTGAATCTCCAAGGTGGCTGGTCAGTAAAGGTCGAATGAAGGAGGCGAAACAAGTTTTACAGAGACTACGTGGCAGGGAAGATGTCTCAG GCGAAATGGCATTGTTGATGGAAGGTTTAGGTGTTGGAGGTGAAGTATCTATAGAAGAGTATATAATTGGTCCGGACAATGAACTTGTGGACAACCAGGATGAGAAAGATCAGATCAAGTTATATGGTGCCGAAGAGGGTCTTTCATGGATAGCAAAACCTGTCACTGGACAAAGTACTCTAGGCCTGGTCTCCCGTCACGGGAGTATGGCAAACCAAAGCATGCCTCTTATGGATCCGTTGGTTACTCTGTTTGGCAGTGTTCATGAGAAGATGCCGGAGATGGGAAGCATGCGAAGCATGCTCTTTTCGAATGTTGGCAGCATGTTCAATATCACAGAGAATCAAGGAAAAACTGATAATTGGGATGAAGAAAGCCAAAAGGATGAGGAAAATCATATGTCTGATGGTTCTGGGGCAGAATCTGATGATAATCTGAGAAGCCCGCTGCTCTCACGTCAAGGTACAAATGCAGAAGGAAATATGGGACCTCCAACATCATTAAGCATGAGGCAAGGCAGCAATTTCATGCAGGCGAATGGCGTCAGCGAGCAAGCCAGCATGGGTATTGGTGGTGGTTGGCAGCTAGCATACAGAAAAGATGAGAAAAAGGAAGGAGCACTCAAAAGGATCTATTTACATGAAGAAGGAGGCAGTGGATCACGACGGGGGTCCATTATTTCTCTTCCAGGAGATACTCATGCAGATCAAGGTGAATTCATTCATGCTGCTGCTTTAGTGAGTCAGTCTGTTCTTCGTGCTGAGAGCCTCTTGGGTCAACAGTCTATAGAAGAAGCAATCGAGACACAATCTGAAACTGTTACGAAGAAGTCAGTCTGGAAAGCACTTCTTGAGCCAGGAGTCAAGCATGCACTGATTGTTGGAGTTGGACTTCAAATACTTCAGCAG TTTTCCGGAATCAACGGGGTTCTTTATTACACTCCTCAAATTCTTGAACAAGCAGGTGTAGGAGTTCTCCTATCGAATATGGGCATTGGTTCAGACTCTGCGTCTTTCCTCATAAGTGCTGTCACAACTTTGTTAATGCTTCCCACTATTGGTGTTGCAATGAGACTAATGGACTTGGCTGGCAGAAG GTGGCTTTTGCTGGCTACATTGCCCGTCTTGTTATCGTCACTTATTGTACTAGTCCTTGGCAATGTTATTAACATGGGTGAGGTCATGCACGCTGTGATCTCCACCGTTAGCGTTGTGGTATACTTCTGCACCTTTGTTATGGGCTTTGGTCCTATCCCAAATATCCTCTGCTCTGAGATATTTCCCACCAGCGTTCGTGGAATCTGCATTGCTATATGTGCTCTTACTTTTTGGATCGGAGACATCATTGTCACCTACTCGCTCCCCATTATGCTCAACTCCATTGGACTGGGAGGTGTCTTCGCCATCTATGCTGTTGTGTGTGCTGTGGCTTGGGTATTCGTCTTCTTGAAAGTTCCTGAAACAAAGGGCATGCCCCTTGAAGTCATTACAGAGTTCTTCGCCGTTGGAGCTAAGAGAGCTGCCACAGAATAA